ACCGAACTGGCCGACCACGCTGGTGTCACGCGCCAGACTGTCGGGGCGTACATCGATGTCCTGATTGAGACGGGAGTCCTCGAGGAGGTTCCGAAGACATCGCCCCAGCGCTACCGTCTCGCCGAGAGCGAGGTCGTCGAGGAACTGTTCGCACTCAACAGTGCGCTGAACGCTATCAGAGAGTAAGCTACCGGCTCCGGAGTCGACCGGTCAGCCACGACGCGACCGCCTCCGCGGCCCGGGCACGCTGGCCCACGAAGAAGTGGTCGGCCGCCATCGACTCGACGGTGGCCCCGTGCTCGCGGGCCGTCTCGACGATGTTCTCCCACTCGGCGGAGTCGTCGCGTTCGCCGTAGATGACCTGCAGCGGGCAGTCGAGATCGGCGACTGCCGG
The Halapricum salinum genome window above contains:
- a CDS encoding helix-turn-helix domain-containing protein, whose product is MSRQTQSHDTDDRDTKEARLQHPSGFLYLTQHESVPILIDALLDLPPGREFNKTELADHAGVTRQTVGAYIDVLIETGVLEEVPKTSPQRYRLAESEVVEELFALNSALNAIRE